The window GATGAGCTTCGCGTCGATGAGGTGAACCGCGCCACAACGGTGCACAGTTACACGGGTGGCAAGGGCACCAACTTctgccgcgcctctgcgTGCTACAAGGAATGCCCGCACTTCTGCAGGACTGTATTGCACACATTTGTCGGTGGCAAGACAGGTGAGCGTGTGATCGATCTGCTCCATCAGGAGGGTATCGCGGTTTATGCTGTTACTGTGCCGGCAGAGACACGAACCTGCATCACCTGCCTCGAAACCCAGAACAGCACAATGACGGAGCTGATCGAGCCCTCGGCGGCTGTACCGGAAGATGCTGCAAAGGAAATGGACAGAGCACTCCTCAAGGCGCTCGAGCATGCGGGTGGCATGGCGATCATGGGCAGCTTGCCagacggcagcagccccgACCTCTACACCCGCTGGAcggagatggcggcggcggcgcagaagccTGTTCTCATCGACGCCGGCAAAGGGATCGAGGCTTCGCTGAAGGTGCCAGGCGCCCACTCGATCCTGAAAGTGAACATGGAGGAGCTGAACAAGCTCACGGGTCAGTCCACACCGGAGAGTGCGTTCGAGTACGCTATGCAAATGTGGAcagtgcgtgtgctggcCGTCACCGATGGCCCTCGCTCTGCGTATATCCAAGAGCGGGGCCGGCCTCTTCAAGTTATCCACCTACCAAAAGTGGACGGCGTGGTGAGCCCGCTCGGGGCCGGCGACACGGCCGATGCCGTTTTTCTCGCCGAGTACATTCACGGCACAACCCCGGTAGAAGCGTTCCGGTTGGCCCTGGCTGCGGCGTCCGCCAACTGCCTTCAAAAGGAGGCCGCCGTCTTTGCGCAACATGAGATGAGGCGTATCGCCGACGGCATCACGATCAGGTGATCGCGCCCACACAGCTCGTCCACACGCGCATGATGGTGCCCCGCACATGCCCACAccgcagccccccccccccccccaaagTAAGGAGAACAAAAAGCTACACCCACGACGAGAGCGCGGTTTGGGAAGAGGAGCAACACCCACAACGCAACGCCAGCGTCTCCTCCTACTCCtccagctctctctctgtttcgcGTGCTCTTCTTTGTTGCTTCTCCTCACCCATCCGGCGCACTGCATGCGCCCATCCTTCCGCCTTGGTAGATTGGGATCCTCCAATCCTCTCGCACATCTTCTTCGCCGCGCACCGTCGACCCTCTACATGACTCACCCtgggtatgtgtgtgtgtgtgtggagccGACATGGTTACTCAAAAACATCAGAGTCAGGCAGCATCGCGGCATGTTGCACGGCGGGACGCTCCCTCTAGCGACGAGCCTGTCATCCAGCTACCCTtcaaacatacacacagtGGCCCGGCACGGTAGGGGGCGAGGAATCGCGCAAAGAAGGTACATGCATGCATCCCCTTCTCTGCCTTCCCCTGCTTCGATTCCGTCCTGCGCTGCCTCTTTTCGACTTATCTCAGGTGTGCCCCGctccacacccacacccacacacccctcctcctgctccgctgACTCCGcatctcttgctctctctctctctctctgcactACTTCCTACACACGCGGCCAACTCATTACTTGTTGCTCCCGTAATTACTCGTTTCCCAACCCAAACGCACCCGTGCATCCACGCGCAAGAATCCGCGATCCGCTCCGCACGTCTCGCTCCCTTTCTTACCTcttctcccccacccctccccccttcacATATCCACCATGGCCAAGGGCAAGCGCTCCGCTGATGCCAAGGGCAGCCAGAGGCGCCagaagaaggtgctgcgcgacaacATCCGCGGCATCACTCGCGGCTGCGTCCGCCGCAtggcgcgccgcggtggcgtgaAGCGCATCTCGAGCGAGGTGTACGAagaggtgcgccgcgtgctgaaGGCCTACGTGGAGGACAttgtgcgctgcagcacggcctaCACCGAGTACGCGCGCAAGAAgacggtgacggcgtgcGATGTTGTgaacgcgctgcgcaagcaaGGCCACATCCTGTACGGCTACGCGTAAATGCTCGCAGAGCCGCTGCACACTCATAGATACACCTTCTTTGTTCATGCCGTCGTTTCTGTGGTTTCCTTGGTTTTCgacttcccctcccccccactATGGCTTTTCTTCTGTCTCGTGCTGACACCCTTCCCTACCCATCGCTGTTTGCTGGCGGCAGTacagaaagaaaacagcACACCCACTCCACTGCATACCTGAAGAGCGGTCGTGCGCGGCCGTATCCGAAGCACGCTCTCGGCGTCCGTGTCTATGGAGGCTGAGTGcagccccgccccctccctgcctccctcAACGCCCGCCGGCGCCCGAGGTCACCACGCGGGATGCTGGGCCGCCTCTTCGACATtgccactcctcctccgccgcttGCTCGCTCATTCTCTATGCCAGAGTGCCATGCGCTCCCTTTCACTCTTtgcgcttctcttcgtctcctccTGTTCTCTGTTCGCACACACATAACACGCACGAGCTCACAGACGGAGACACCCGAATGCAGAGGACACGCGGGATCGTGCATCCGCTGCTCAGCTTCGTGAAGCAGATGCCGGGCGGCGATGGGTGCTTTTCACTGACATTCGAGCCAGTGGGAAAGAGAGCGCATCCGTACAGCCGACGGCGCGAATCAAGGAAAAAGTACGAGCTCTGAGAACGGCGCACCTGGGACCGCCTTTTCCCCACCTCCTCAGCCTCATACGCCTGTGGCGATCTCCTTTTCTCGACTTCTCAAGGTAGACGTCCTTCTGTTGCACCCTCACCCGCATCCGCGCGTGTGAGTGGCGGATTGTGACGCGGATAAAATCAAGCTCGCCATGCGGTgctcccttttccttccccgGTGCCTGTGCCCACCACTGGGGAGGGGTTCAGCAGCCTATTTTCGATCGCGTTGCTGATTTGGCCTTTGCGCTTCGTTTTCGGGtggtcgacgctgctggctgTTTTGCGCTTCGCTGTAGTGTACAGCGTATCGTGGCGCCGCGCTGTTCTCTTTCGCGTTTTCGGCACGGCCTGCCCACCGCACGCCACGTACTCTGTCTGTGCATCAAACAGCAGGCCATCCGGGTACAGGCTCGATTTCACTCACCGACGACAGTGCACCCGTCCAacgcgcgccgccctcttcccttgcacctctgccacttttgctttcctctcctgtgcgtgtggctactcctctgcttcttctcgcgtagaggaggaggggcatcGGCACTGCTGACGCGTCTCCCACTGAAGTACGTGCaggccctccctcttttctgttAGGCGCTGGGGACTTTCCATCGAACCGCGCCGGATGCCAGCGAAAGGTGCAGCGGGGTGACTGCCGCGCACATCCTTGCAAAGGAAAGTCTTGCCCATTTTTGTCTCGGGGAAGAGAAACTCAGACCTGTTTTGTGTGGCAACAGCCTGCACGACCAAAAAGGCAAACAGCCTCACCATTTCCACAGCGCCGCTTCGGTGTTGCTCGACGCCGTGACATCTTCCACTGTCACATCGAGTCGCCCGATTCGCGAGTCCTTTGACCATCTCACGGCGCCCACCTTCCCCCAATTCCCTCCGCCCATCTCTCTatatctccctctctctatttcTCCCTacatccacccacccacacccacacccacacccacacacaggcacacgcaagTGGAGGGCGACACAGGTCCGCTGACTCGCGCGCCCTTTGCAGTCGCACCGACACGCTCACAACTCTTCTTCACCGCTGCCCTGTGTTGCCGTGCAATCCTCTTCGGCCTCCCTCGATCCACCTGCGTCTCTGTCCGTGGCCCGGCTGTTTCGCTGCACGCGGCCAAGAGTGTGCTCGTGCCGCTTTGCCACCCCCCTGCACACCGTAGGCACTCCTtcccccaccacctcacTGCACGCGAAGTACACCCTCATGCGAGAGGAGAACAAtgcgccaccggcgtggGCTCCCAGGGACACGCACCGCGCCGACCCTCTTCAGCTGCTTTCCTCCCCTCAGAAGCACTGCGGgctgagcagcgctgcggagaGCGGACAGGGCTGTCACTCGCGCTCACGCGGCAAGCCGGAGGTGAATTCGACTCGAGAGGCGAGCGTTGATAAAAGTAGCGCCAGCACACTGTCGAGAAACGATGCACGGCCGCATGGGGTATCACAGATCCTTCCCTCTCGGTTACGCGGACATCCTCGACGATCCGCGGCACAATGCCTGCGCTTACAAACGAAACGCCGTCTTCTGGTTGCGCTAGCCGTCTTACTTGCTCTCATAGTCATGGTTCACTGGGCCATCAGTCAATTTACGACCAATGTAGGCTCACAACAGAAACCGTCGATACGGTCGTCAAAGGAGGCGGCCCGTAAATCTAAGTTTCCATCGTCGTTTTCTGTTCTCGTGCACCACGAGACTGCTGCTGAGCGGTTGACGACCACACAGCGCGGTCTTGCTGCCTCTGAAAATGACTCTCTGGTGCGACTGGACCCTGATCAGCTGCCTTCGTGGACGCTGCGCGTGATCGACGAGGACTGCACGATGTGCTTCGACAATGTGACGTACGCTTCTGCGGTTGCTGCGAATGCGGGGAGATCCACTGACAGGACGGGAAACCAGAGGCTGGAAGGGCTTTCTGTGTTCGCGACAACATCTGCGCCGCTGGGCCTCATGGGGCCCATGCTGTTTGCCATGGCGAGCGTGACGGACGACGTGGACATTGCAACTGAACTGCCGCGGTGGCAATGGGTGACCCGGTCgtacgcgcagcagcgccgcttcgtcCACGCGTCGCAGTCGAGGGGCACAGGTGAGCGACCGCGGCACTTGATCGTGATGGGCATACCTTCAACGGACCAGCCGAAGCGCTACCCGCTGCGGGACGCGCAGCGGGCGACGTGGTTGACGTACCGAGAGGTTGCGCGCACCGACAACAACTTTactggcgcgctgctgcagctctacgtgttcgctgctgcggagcgTGATTCTGAGGACACAACGCATTCCACCGTggacgtggcgcagctggcccCAACAGTGAGCGAGTAcgccgcagcgactgcgCAGCATCTGACGGTGGATGACGGTGACGTCAACAGTGCCCCCACGTACGTGCAGCGTCGCGTGGTGCTGCGTGATGGGTGGCGCGACATCCCAAGAAGCGATGACGCGGTGTGGAAGTCACCCTGCGCTGGTGTAAGGACCTCCGTGGTTACTAGGGCAAGTCTTGTGGACGGGACCTCGCCCCTCGCGGCTCTTTCAGCCCAGTTGTCGCTGCCCGTGACACCTGCCttcacagcagcggcgcagtaCGTGTGCCACGTGTCCGCTGCATTgtggcaggaggcgctgcaccaccgcaacTCGCTGTGGCTGGACTTTTTGACGGACCGCAAGCCGAccacgaaaaagaaaatggGCGATGCGATATCGTGGGGTTTCCCGGCGGAAGTAGGCATGACTCAAAAGGTCGTGATATGGCTGAACTACGCGTACACTGCCTTCCCAGACGTGCCGTACATCATgaagggcgacgacgacacgtACTTGAAGGTGCCACAGTACttgagcgacctgcgacatGTGCGCGGTGGGTGGGCGAAACCGCGCAACTTGACGGCGACCATTCCACACAAAGGGGTTATCCCACCGACGCTGGGCATCGACGACGCAGAGGAATGCCTGTATCGAGTGTGGTGGTACGAATTCAACGAGGTTGTCTATGGCCATGGTCCTGGCTATGCACTAGACCGTCGCCTCATCCAAGCTGTACTGAACACATTTGATGTCTTCAACGATCTTTTGCTGATGCTATTAATGCTGCCGTACACCTTCATGTATAACAGTCATTATGCGAGCTTGCTCATGCAGCACGAGGACCTTTTCGTGGGACGGCAATTGCAAAGTCTTTCTGTTAGGGTGAAAGAAATGTGCGCGAAGCGTCCACTGCGCTACGTATCGGACAAAGAACCACGCTCGCTCCAGGTTCTCCGACCCGCGCCCTCCAATCAGACCTGGACATGGAGCTCGGTACTGATGCACTATGCTATGCCGGCGATTCCTTATTTCATCCACTACTACTTCAAGCACGAGTTCGAGGTAGCCGAGGCGGCTAAAGGGGCACTTAAGCAGGGCATCGATGCCAGCGCCATCGATGCGAATGCCACACAGAAAATGAAGGAGTGGGTGGCGTCGCAAGTGCCGACGACGCTGGCGGACCTGAAAAGGGTGCAGAATGTAAGCTGGGTGCGCGGAGACCCACGCAGGGCGTACGTTGTAGCTGAGGGGGACGGCGTTGCAGTGTACGATATTGCGTACAGGCCTCGCAACACGACACTTGTCGACTGTGCCATCGAGTCTGGAAAGTAGGGCAACACGTTTCTTTTCTGTCGCCCTCCACCCTTGGCCGTCAAGCATGACCTCGAGCGCCTTGCGATGGAGGGGAACTGCTGAATTAAGACGCAAGAAGTGTGAGCCTCGGTGACCGCTGAAATGAGAGCCGTCCGTCTTTCTGTCTTTTTCTCTGCACGCTCCCCACTAGAAACTCATCTCTGTCTCAGGACCTTAGACAAACGTTTTTCTCCCGCTTCTCTGACACACGTCTACCCGCTGTGAGAATCGACGCGCTTTCTTGTGGCCAAGAGTACTAGTTGAGAGAGGTAGCCACAATGGCCGACCTTCTTTTTCACTGGTGTCTCCATCTACATTTGTCTGCTGGCTGATTTGTGAAGCAAACTCGGTAGTTGTGAATTCACGAAGGACCCGACCGTATGCGAGAGCTTTTTTTTCGATgtgagcgcgtgtgcttgtgggaAGTGCCTCAATGTGCGTCTTGCACTCTGCCAACGAGAGTAcaaacacatacacgtaGTACGTGCACTACCACCACTCTGGCTGACTCCAACCccattcttttttttttcggcctgcgcatgcagcgtctctctcctgttTTCTTTGCCTTAGCGTATGTCGAAAC is drawn from Leishmania infantum JPCM5 genome chromosome 25 and contains these coding sequences:
- a CDS encoding tagatose-6-phosphate kinase-like protein; this translates as MGSPLIAVVGPNPAFQKTLTFDELRVDEVNRATTVHSYTGGKGTNFCRASACYKECPHFCRTVLHTFVGGKTGERVIDLLHQEGIAVYAVTVPAETRTCITCLETQNSTMTELIEPSAAVPEDAAKEMDRALLKALEHAGGMAIMGSLPDGSSPDLYTRWTEMAAAAQKPVLIDAGKGIEASLKVPGAHSILKVNMEELNKLTGQSTPESAFEYAMQMWTVRVLAVTDGPRSAYIQERGRPLQVIHLPKVDGVVSPLGAGDTADAVFLAEYIHGTTPVEAFRLALAAASANCLQKEAAVFAQHEMRRIADGITIR
- a CDS encoding histone H4 translates to MAKGKRSADAKGSQRRQKKVLRDNIRGITRGCVRRMARRGGVKRISSEVYEEVRRVLKAYVEDIVRCSTAYTEYARKKTVTACDVVNALRKQGHILYGYA
- the SCG6 gene encoding phosphoglycan beta 1,3 galactosyltransferase 6, which encodes MREENNAPPAWAPRDTHRADPLQLLSSPQKHCGLSSAAESGQGCHSRSRGKPEVNSTREASVDKSSASTLSRNDARPHGVSQILPSRLRGHPRRSAAQCLRLQTKRRLLVALAVLLALIVMVHWAISQFTTNVGSQQKPSIRSSKEAARKSKFPSSFSVLVHHETAAERLTTTQRGLAASENDSLVRLDPDQLPSWTLRVIDEDCTMCFDNVTYASAVAANAGRSTDRTGNQRLEGLSVFATTSAPLGLMGPMLFAMASVTDDVDIATELPRWQWVTRSYAQQRRFVHASQSRGTGERPRHLIVMGIPSTDQPKRYPLRDAQRATWLTYREVARTDNNFTGALLQLYVFAAAERDSEDTTHSTVDVAQLAPTVSEYAAATAQHLTVDDGDVNSAPTYVQRRVVLRDGWRDIPRSDDAVWKSPCAGVRTSVVTRASLVDGTSPLAALSAQLSLPVTPAFTAAAQYVCHVSAALWQEALHHRNSLWLDFLTDRKPTTKKKMGDAISWGFPAEVGMTQKVVIWLNYAYTAFPDVPYIMKGDDDTYLKVPQYLSDLRHVRGGWAKPRNLTATIPHKGVIPPTLGIDDAEECLYRVWWYEFNEVVYGHGPGYALDRRLIQAVLNTFDVFNDLLLMLLMLPYTFMYNSHYASLLMQHEDLFVGRQLQSLSVRVKEMCAKRPLRYVSDKEPRSLQVLRPAPSNQTWTWSSVLMHYAMPAIPYFIHYYFKHEFEVAEAAKGALKQGIDASAIDANATQKMKEWVASQVPTTLADLKRVQNVSWVRGDPRRAYVVAEGDGVAVYDIAYRPRNTTLVDCAIESGK